ATTTTGGAATCGAACCACCTCGGCCTCTAATTCTGCAGGACGTTTTTTTGGCATTCCTGTTTCTTCTTCCTTGGCATCATTAGAAATTAATACTCCCGAACGAGAACCATCGCGATAAACAGTACAACCTTTACATCCGCTTTTCCATGCTTCAATATACAAATCGCCAACCAAAGACTCTGGCACATCGTTAGGAAGATTTACAGTTACACTAATTGAGTGATCGACCCATTTTTGAACCTTACCCTGCATACGAACTTTTTGCAACCAATCCACATCGTTCGAAGTTGCTTTATAGTAGGGTGATTTTTTCACTAAGTCATCAATCTCCTCGTTTGTAAAATTCTGAGCTGCATTAATATTATTTGCTTCCATCCAGCTTACAAATTTATGGTGAAATACCACAAACTCTTCCCAGCTGTCGCCAACCTCATCAACAAAATCAACTTTTACATCTTTGTCGTTAGGGTTAACTTTTCTTCTTCTTTTATAAACAGGCATAAATACCGGTTCAATACCAGAAGTAGTTTGAGTCATTAAACTCGTAGTTCCTGTTGGAGCAATTGTTAAGCAAGCAATATTACGACGACCATATTTTACCATATCTTCGTAAAGACTTTCATCTGCTTCCTTTAATCTTAATATAAATGGATTTTTAGTTTCACGATCTTTATCGAAAATGGTAAATGATCCACGATCTTTAGCCAAATATACCGACGAACGATAAGCTTCTATAGCAATTGTTTTATGTACCTCAACTGCAAAATCGACAGCCTTATCGGTTCCATAACGCAAACCTAGAGCTGCAAGCATATCACCCTCGGCAGTAATACCAACTCCGGTTCTTCTTCCTTCTTTAGCTTTCGCTCTAATATTCTCCCAAAGTTTAGATTCTACTCTTTTTATTTCACTATCCTCAGGATCATTAACTATTTTCTCAAGAATAGCGTCGATTTTCTCTAATTCCAAATCGATAATATCATCCATCATTCTTTGAGCAAGAGCTACATGCTTTTTAAATAAAGTAAAATTAAATTTAGCTTTATCAGTAAAAGGATTTTCTACGTAACTATACAAATTAATAGCCAACAAACGACAGCTATCATAAGGACACAATGGAATTTCGCCACATGGATTTGTAGAAACAGTTCTATACCCTAAATCGGCGTAACAATCGGGTACCGATTCTCTTTCTATTGTATCCCAGAATAAAATACCTGGCTCGGCCGATTTCCATGCATTATGTACAATTTTACTCCACAATTTACCTGCATCAATATCTTTACTATATGTAGGTGTTTTTGAATTAATTGGATATTGTTGAGTATAAGGAGTTCCATCAATAACCGATTGCATAAAACCATCATGTATTTTTACAGATACATTTGCCCCAGTAACTTTTCCCTGTTCCATTTTTGCATCGATAAACTCTTCCGAATCTGGATGTTTAACCGAAACACTCAACATTAAAGCACCACGACGACCATCTTGAGCAACCTCTCTTGTTGAATTTGAGTAACGCTCCATAAAAGGAACAATTCCTGTTGAAGTTAAGGCCGAATTTTTTACGGGAGAACCTTTAGGGCGAATATGAGAAAGATCATGCCCTACTCCACCACGACGTTTCATTAATTGTACCTGTTCCTGGTCAATTTTCATGATTCCGCCATAGGAAT
This genomic interval from uncultured Marinifilum sp. contains the following:
- a CDS encoding adenosylcobalamin-dependent ribonucleoside-diphosphate reductase, with amino-acid sequence MEVKEKQNHVKQMEETFNPEEAFQASYEYFKGDELAARVWLNKYALKDSYGNIYEKTPDDMHHRIASEIARIEARYPNPLSEEEIFAVLKDFKYIVPQGSPMSGIGNKYQVASLSNCFVIGNEGDSDSYGGIMKIDQEQVQLMKRRGGVGHDLSHIRPKGSPVKNSALTSTGIVPFMERYSNSTREVAQDGRRGALMLSVSVKHPDSEEFIDAKMEQGKVTGANVSVKIHDGFMQSVIDGTPYTQQYPINSKTPTYSKDIDAGKLWSKIVHNAWKSAEPGILFWDTIERESVPDCYADLGYRTVSTNPCGEIPLCPYDSCRLLAINLYSYVENPFTDKAKFNFTLFKKHVALAQRMMDDIIDLELEKIDAILEKIVNDPEDSEIKRVESKLWENIRAKAKEGRRTGVGITAEGDMLAALGLRYGTDKAVDFAVEVHKTIAIEAYRSSVYLAKDRGSFTIFDKDRETKNPFILRLKEADESLYEDMVKYGRRNIACLTIAPTGTTSLMTQTTSGIEPVFMPVYKRRRKVNPNDKDVKVDFVDEVGDSWEEFVVFHHKFVSWMEANNINAAQNFTNEEIDDLVKKSPYYKATSNDVDWLQKVRMQGKVQKWVDHSISVTVNLPNDVPESLVGDLYIEAWKSGCKGCTVYRDGSRSGVLISNDAKEEETGMPKKRPAELEAEVVRFQNNKEKWIAFIGLYKGTPYEIFTGIVDDDEGILLPKSVNKGIIIKRKDEDGSTRYDFQFCNKRGFKTTFEGLSYKFDKEFWNYAKLISGVLRHGMPIEQVVNLVSGLQLDSENINTWKNGVERALKKYIPNGTKAKGAKCVNCGSDQVIYQEGCLICQSCGTSKCG